The sequence CGGGGTGGCGGCGGTGGTCGCGACCGCGACCGGTACCGGCGCGACGATCCGATCCCCGATCCGATCGATCCCCAGGCTGCGCTGGCGATGCGGGAGCGGCACGAGCACGCGTTCCTGGCGTTCTGCATCGCGCTACCCGAGGAAGGCGAGCGACGACTGGCGGACTTCGACGTCGAGGACTACTTCTCCGCGCCGGCGACGCGCCGGGCGGCGGCGTACCTGCGAGGGCGGCTGCGCTCGCCCACGGCGCATCTTCCCGCGGGCGACGAGAACCTCGCGCGGGTGATCGCGAAGCTCGTGGTCGACTCCGGGATGCTCGAGGCCACCTCAGCGAAGTTCGAGCTCGAAGCGCTGCAGCTGGAGCTGCACCGGATCGAGCGGCGGATCTCCAACGCGCGGGTCAGCGGCGCCGCTGGCGTCAGCGAGCTTGCCGTGGAGCGCCAGCGAGTGCTCAACGAGATCCGCACGCGCCTTACCTGATTCCGTCCGCCATGCGAACTAGTGTTCGCATGGCTATGAACCGCGAGACGCTCGCCGAGATGCTGGCCGCCGGTCGCTCGATCGAGTCGATCGCTCGGGAGACGGGCAAGGCGCCGTCCACCGTCGGGTACTGGGTGAACAAGCACGGGTTGGTCTCGCAGCACGCGGCGAAGCACGCCACCCGTGGTGGGATCGAACGCGACCAGCTTCAAGGGCTCGTCGAGGAGGGGTTGTCGATCCGGCAGATCGCGGACCGCTGCGGGGTGAGTCCCACCACCGTGCGGCATTGGCTGCGTCGGCACGAGCTGCGCACCCAGCCGGCGCGCTACTCGCGACGAGATGCCCCGAAGCCGGAGCAGCTCCACCGCGAGTGCGAGCGTCACGGCTGGGGTGCGTTCGTGCGGGTGGGCGCCGTGGGTCACTACCGCTGCGCGCGATGCAACTCAGAGGGCGTGAGTGAACGGCGCAGGCGCTTGAAGGAGATCCTCGTGGCCGAGGCCGGGGGATGCTGCGTGGTTTGCGGATTCGATGCGTATCTCGGGGCGCTGCAATTCCACCACCGGGATCCCTCGACCAAGGCCTTCGAGGTCAGCGGACGCGGAATCACGCGCTCGCTCCAGCGACTTCGCTTGGAGGCGGCGAAATGCGTGCTACTGTGCGCGAACTGCCACGCGATGGCGGAGGCGGGGATGCTTGACGTCCCCACTCAGAGTCATCCGTAGCGGGTGGTACAACTGAAGTCTCCTTCGGGGGTAGCTCAACGGCAGAGCATTCGGCTGTTAACCGAAGGGTTGTGGGTTCGAATCCCACCCCCCGAGCTTTGAGAGGGTCCGTGTCAGTCCTGGCACGGACCCTTTCTTTTGGCCTCTCACCCGCCGAAAGACCTACCTTCCTGGAGGTAGTTGGCACATCTGTTTGCCCGTGGACGTTAGTTTGCAGGCGTAAACGGCTAAAGAGCACACATGTCAGGGGGCGGGGCGTCCCTCGCGCGGAGGTTCGGCGTGGAGCCCGTCTCGCAATGGATGTGTGGGAGGTACGAATGCGGAAGCAGGCCGTTGCGGCACTGCTCACGTTGGCGGGATGTGTCGGCATCCCCGCCGCTGCGCAAGCGCAGGAGGCGACGCCCACGGCGACGCCGACGCCCCAGCCGGGGGCGGAGAAGTTCGAGAAGGTCACGCTGAACGACTTTCCGGGCGAGCCGATGAACCTCGCGGTGCTGCCGGACGGGCGGGTGTTGCACACGGCGCGGACGGGCGAGCTGCGGATTCATGATCCGGAGTCCGGGCGGAACATCCTGGCGGCCAAGTTCGACGTGTACTCGCACGACGAGGAAGGGCTGCAGAGCGTCGCGATCAACCCGCTGACGTTCGCGAAGGACAAGTGGGTCTACGCGTACTACTCGCCGCCGCAGAACACGCCGGCGGACAACCCGGCCACGCCGGGCTTCAACGAGGGTGACGCGCCGGACGAGGGTCCCGCGGCGGCGTTCCTGCCGTTCAAGGGCGTGATCCGGCTGTCGCGCTTCAAGCTCAAGGGCAACCGGCTGGACCTGAAGACCGAGCAGAAGATCATGGACGTGCCGGTCGACCGTGGCCAGTGCTGCCACGTGGGCGGCAACATCGAGTTCGACGTCAAGGGCAACCTGTACCTGTCGACGGGCGACGACACGAACCCGTTCTTCTCGGACGGCTACACGCCGGTCGACGACGCGCCGGGGCGCAACCCGGTGTTCGACGCGCGTCGTAGCGCGGGCAACACGAACGACCTGCGCGGCAAGATCCTGCGGATCAAGCCGAAGACGAACAAGCCGGGCTACACGGTGCCGAAGGGCAACCTGTTCCCGAAGGGCAAGGCGAAGACCAAGCCCGAGATCTACGCGATGGGCCTGCGCAACCCGTACCGCTTCGGCATCGACCCCAAGAGCGGGACGCTGTACGTCGGCGACTACTCGCCGGATGCGGAGAAGCCCGATCCCAACCGGGGTCCCGCGGGCCACGGGCGCTGGATCATCATCAAGGAGCCGGCGAACTATGGCTGGCCGTACTGCGTGACGCCGACGCTGGCGTACAACGACTACGACTTCCGCACGCGCCTGTCGGGCCCGAAGTTCGACTGCAAGGCGCCGAAGAACGAGTCACCCCACAACACGGGCCTGACGACGCTGCCGCCGGTCGCGCGGCCGGACATCTGGTACTCGTACATCCTCTCGCCGCACTTCCCGGAGCTCGAGGTCGAGGGCCCGGAGGGCAACGGCGGCATCGCGCCGATGGGTGGCCCGGCGTACGAGCCGGTCAAGGGCAACAAGTCGCCGTTCCGCTTCCCGAACTCGTACGCGGGCAAGCCGCTGTTCTACGAGTGGTCGCGCGACTACATCAAGATGATCGAGCTCAACAAGGCCGGTCGCCAGAAGGAGATCGACGGGTTCGCGCCGTTCGTGGACAACCCGATGGACGTCGAGTGGGGCCCTGACGGCTCCCTGTACGTGCTCGAGTACGGCGACGGCTACTTCGCCGAGAACCCGGACGCACAGCTGTCGAAGATCAACTACGTGCGCAACAACCGCTCGCCGGTCGTGAAGGTCCAGGCGACCCCGCAGGGTGGTGCGGCGCCGCTCGAAGTGCAGTTCACCTCCAAGGGCACGATCGACCCCGACGGCGACTCGCTCAAGCTCGAGTGGGACTTCGACGCCGACGGCAAGGTCGACAGCCGCCAGCCGAACCCGAAGTTCACGTTCACGAAGAACGGCGAGTACCGGGCGACGCTGAAGGTGACCGACAAGACGAAGCGCTCGGCGTCCGCGGACGTGCGCATCCTCGTCGGCAACCAGGTGCCGGTGCTCGAGCTGCTCACGGACCCGAAGCCGAACGATCCGGCCAAGCCGTTCCAGTTCGGCCAGACGGTCACCTACGAGGTCAAGGTGACCGACGACCAGCCGGTCGACTGCTCGAAGGTCACCGTGGCGTACATCCTCGGCCATGAGCGCCACGGGCATCCGCAGAACACGTACGGCGGCTGCTCGGGCACGATCACGATCCCGCTCGACGCCGGCCACGCCGGCGCGGCCAACCTGAGCGCCATCCTCGGCGCTTCCTACACGGACCCGGGTGGCAACGGCCAGGCCGGCCTGACCGGCACCACCCAGGTGCAGTTCACGCCGCCGGCTGCCCCGCACGGGAACTAGCCGTCGCGACGGTCGCGGCCCAGCGCTCCAGCTGGGCCGCGGCCTCCGCGGGCCCTGGGTGCAGCCGCGCCCAGTCCGCGAGCTCGCCCGCCCGCTCGCGCAAAGCGCGGGACCGCAGAGCCCGCCGGACGGCCAGCCGCACGCCCGACGGCGTGCCGAACCGCGGCGCGAGCCGCACGCCGACGCCCGCCCAGTCCACGCGCGCGGCCGTCTCGGCCATGTCCCCGGCCGCCGGGCAGATCAGCACCGGCACGCCGCTCGCCAGCGCCCGGGCGACCGTCCCGTGCCCGCCATGGCAGATCACCAGGTCGCAGTGCGGCATCGTCCCCGCATAGGACATCCACGGCACCAGGACCGCATTGGCCGGGGCCGGACGGTCCTCCGGCGCGATCGCGATGACGCGCACCGCCTCGTCCGCCAGCCCGGTCAGCGCCGCGTCGATCAACGATCCCGACGGGTCCTGCGACGTCGAGGGCGCCACCAGCACGACCGGGCCCGAGCCCGCCGGCGGCGCGACCGCCGGGCCGCCCGGCTCCCAGAGCATCGGCCCGATGACCCGCGTCCACGCCGGCCAGACGCGCGGGTACTCGAGCTGCGGGAACGTCCCGATCATCGTCAGCCCGCGCGACAGGCCCGTGTGCGGGTACGGCAGCGGGGGCAACCCGAGCCGTGCGCGGCAGTCGTTGTACTCGAGGCGCCCCTGCTCGAGCCCCTTGGCGACGAGCCGGTCGGTCTTCGCCCACAGGGCACGCCCGACGCGCGTACGGGGCAGCCGCGCACCGATCGAGAACGGCGGGAACCCGGGCGGGAGGTACGGGAACACGTGCGGGACGAGCGTCGCCACCGGCACGCCCTCGAGCTCGCACGCGAGCACCGGCGCGGCCGTGAGGATGTCGCTGACGGCGACGTCGGGCGCGAACGACCGCACGAAGTCGCGCGTCGTGACCGCCGCCCGCGCCGCCGCCTCGTACGGCTTCAGCGGCACCTCGCGGGTGGGGAAGACCTGGTACTCGGGCGCGGCCGCGAACGTCATCCCGGCCGCCTCGGCGGGCTCGCGCCAGCGCGCCCACGTCTCGATCCCCACCTCGTGTCCGCGCGCGACGAGCTCGGCGCCGAGCGCCAGCACCGGGAACGCGTGCCCCGGATCGCCGAACGCTCCGAGCAGGACCCTCACGGCAGATCCCGCGCGTAGCCGACCATCTGCAGGCCGACCCACGGGTGCCACTCGGTCCGTCCGTCCCGTGCCCACCCACGCGCGCGGTAGAACGCCTCGGCCGGCGCGCCGTCCGGCGTCCACAGGATCTCGCTCACGAACCCGCGCACGACCATCTCCGCCTCGGCACGCGAGAGCAGCGCGCCGGCGATGCCCTCCCGCCAGCGCGACGGGTGCGTGAACACGAGGCCGACGTGCGCCACGTCCGCCGCCACGTCCGACGGCCGGAACGCCACCGTGGCCACGAGCCGCCCGGACGGCTCGAACGCCCCCTCGATCCACGCCTCCGGCCGTAGGTACTTGTTCGCCCAGCCGGGAGGTGCGTCGGGGACCGCCCAGCCCTTCGGCGTCCACTCCAGGTACGTCTCGTCGCAGGCGCGCGCGAGGGCCGTCAGCGCGTCCGCGTCCGCGCCGGTCAGGGCCCGCAGCGCGAGGTCCTTCACTCGACCAGCTCGGCGATCGCGCGCAGCTGCGCGACGCGGTCCTCGAAGCTCCAGGCCATGGGGGAGACCATCAGCGTGCCGACGCCGGACTGCTTGTAGACCTGCAGGCGCTCCCGGACGACGTCGCGCGGGCCGACGAGCGCGACCGTGTCGATCAGCTCGCCCGGCAGCGACGCGGCCGCCTCGTCCTTCTTGCCCGCGAGGTAGAGCTCCTGGACGGTGTCCGCGGCCTCCTCGAAGCCGTACCGGCGGATCAGCGCGTTGTAGAAGTTCTGCTTGCGCGAGCCCATCCCACCCGTGTAGAGCGCGACGTAGTGGCGCATCGCGTCGCGCGCGCTCTCCAGATCGTCGCTGACCATCGCGGTGACGGTGGGGACGATGTCGAAGTCGTCGAAGCCCTTGCCGCCGCCCGCGCGGGTGAAGCCCTCCTCCAGCAGCGGCCGGAACTCGCCCACGTGCTCGGGCGAGAACAGCGTGGGCAGCCAGCCGTCGGCGATCTCGGCGGCGAGCGTCGTGTTCTTCGGCCCGATCGCGGCGATGTAGATCGGGATCCGCTCCTGGACGGGCGCGATCGTGAGCTTGAGCGCCTTGCCCGGGCCGTCGGGCAGGGGCAGCTGCAGCGTCTCGCCCTCGTAGACGAGCCGCTCGCGCGACAGCGCCAGCCGGACGACGTCCACGTACTCGCGCGTCCGCAGCAGCTGCTTCGCGAACCGCTGGCCGTGCCAGCCCTCCGCCACCTGCGGACCGCTCGAGCCGATCCCGAGCAGCATGCGGCCGTCGCTCAGCTGGTCGATCGTCGCCGCCGTCATGGCGGTCATCGCCGGGCTGCGGCCCGGCATCTGGAAGATCGCCGAGCCGAGCTTGATCGTGGTGGTCGCCTGCGCGAGCCACGCGAGGATGGTCGCCGCGTCCGAGCCGTACGCCTCGGCGGTCCAGACGCTGTCGTAGCCGAGCCGCTCCGCCTCCAGCACCAGCTCGAGCTGCTGCTGGGCCGTGAGCCCGAGTCCCCAGTATCCGATGTGCAAGCCCAGCTTCACAGCTGGGCAAGCTATCAGCGCGCCGCGCCGATCCGGTCCACGAGCCGCAGCAGGTGCAGGGGCGAGAACGGCTTGGTGAGGAACAGGTCCGCGCCGGCCTCCTGGGCGCCGCGCTCGACGACGTCGCCCGAGTCGCCGGTGAGCATCACGATCGTCGCGCTGGCCGTCAACGGGTCGCTGCGCAGGCGCCGGCAGGTCTCGATCCCGTTCAGGCGCGGCATGTCGACGTCCAGGAAGACGATCTCCGGGCGCGCGGTGAGCGCCCGCTCCACGGCCTCCAGCCCGTCACCGGCCTCCTGCAGCCGGTAGCCCGAGATGTCCTCGAGGGTGGTGGCGATCAGCTTGCGGATCATCGGATCGTCGTCGACGATCAGGATCGTCCGCGTCACAGGGCACCCCGCAGCCGCGCGAACTGCTCGTCCGGGATCTGGTCGAACGCGTCGACCACGGTCGGATCGAACTGCGTGCCCGAGAACCGCCGGATCTCCGCGCGCGCCTCGTCCCACGGTGAAGCCGGCCGGTACGGGCGGTCCGTGGTGAGCGCGTCGAGCGTGTCGGCGACCGAGAACACGCGCGCGGCGAGCGGGATCTCCTCGCCCGCGAGCCCGTCCGGGTAGCCGGTGCCGTCCCAGCGCTCGTGGTGGTGGCGGACGACGAGCTTGCCTTCGCCCAGGAAGTCCACGTCGCGCAGGATCTCGGCTCCGACGACCGGATGCTGCGCGATCAGCGCGTATTCCTCGTCGGTCAGCTTGCTCGTCTTGAAGAGGATCGCGTCCGGGACGGCGACCTTGCCGATGTCGTGCAGCAGGAAGCCGAACTCGATCTGCGGCGACTCCTCGAGGCTCAGGCCGACCGCGCGGGCGAGCTCCATGCCGTACGCGGTGACCCGCTCGGCGTGCTTGCCGGTGTACGCGTC comes from Solirubrobacter pauli and encodes:
- a CDS encoding HD-GYP domain-containing protein; protein product: MFKQERTRAQELRRSYRATVRALSNAVEARDAYTGKHAERVTAYGMELARAVGLSLEESPQIEFGFLLHDIGKVAVPDAILFKTSKLTDEEYALIAQHPVVGAEILRDVDFLGEGKLVVRHHHERWDGTGYPDGLAGEEIPLAARVFSVADTLDALTTDRPYRPASPWDEARAEIRRFSGTQFDPTVVDAFDQIPDEQFARLRGAL
- a CDS encoding response regulator, whose protein sequence is MTRTILIVDDDPMIRKLIATTLEDISGYRLQEAGDGLEAVERALTARPEIVFLDVDMPRLNGIETCRRLRSDPLTASATIVMLTGDSGDVVERGAQEAGADLFLTKPFSPLHLLRLVDRIGAAR
- a CDS encoding PQQ-dependent sugar dehydrogenase, with the translated sequence MRKQAVAALLTLAGCVGIPAAAQAQEATPTATPTPQPGAEKFEKVTLNDFPGEPMNLAVLPDGRVLHTARTGELRIHDPESGRNILAAKFDVYSHDEEGLQSVAINPLTFAKDKWVYAYYSPPQNTPADNPATPGFNEGDAPDEGPAAAFLPFKGVIRLSRFKLKGNRLDLKTEQKIMDVPVDRGQCCHVGGNIEFDVKGNLYLSTGDDTNPFFSDGYTPVDDAPGRNPVFDARRSAGNTNDLRGKILRIKPKTNKPGYTVPKGNLFPKGKAKTKPEIYAMGLRNPYRFGIDPKSGTLYVGDYSPDAEKPDPNRGPAGHGRWIIIKEPANYGWPYCVTPTLAYNDYDFRTRLSGPKFDCKAPKNESPHNTGLTTLPPVARPDIWYSYILSPHFPELEVEGPEGNGGIAPMGGPAYEPVKGNKSPFRFPNSYAGKPLFYEWSRDYIKMIELNKAGRQKEIDGFAPFVDNPMDVEWGPDGSLYVLEYGDGYFAENPDAQLSKINYVRNNRSPVVKVQATPQGGAAPLEVQFTSKGTIDPDGDSLKLEWDFDADGKVDSRQPNPKFTFTKNGEYRATLKVTDKTKRSASADVRILVGNQVPVLELLTDPKPNDPAKPFQFGQTVTYEVKVTDDQPVDCSKVTVAYILGHERHGHPQNTYGGCSGTITIPLDAGHAGAANLSAILGASYTDPGGNGQAGLTGTTQVQFTPPAAPHGN
- a CDS encoding glycosyltransferase codes for the protein MRVLLGAFGDPGHAFPVLALGAELVARGHEVGIETWARWREPAEAAGMTFAAAPEYQVFPTREVPLKPYEAAARAAVTTRDFVRSFAPDVAVSDILTAAPVLACELEGVPVATLVPHVFPYLPPGFPPFSIGARLPRTRVGRALWAKTDRLVAKGLEQGRLEYNDCRARLGLPPLPYPHTGLSRGLTMIGTFPQLEYPRVWPAWTRVIGPMLWEPGGPAVAPPAGSGPVVLVAPSTSQDPSGSLIDAALTGLADEAVRVIAIAPEDRPAPANAVLVPWMSYAGTMPHCDLVICHGGHGTVARALASGVPVLICPAAGDMAETAARVDWAGVGVRLAPRFGTPSGVRLAVRRALRSRALRERAGELADWARLHPGPAEAAAQLERWAATVATASSRAGQPAA
- a CDS encoding GNAT family N-acetyltransferase; translation: MKDLALRALTGADADALTALARACDETYLEWTPKGWAVPDAPPGWANKYLRPEAWIEGAFEPSGRLVATVAFRPSDVAADVAHVGLVFTHPSRWREGIAGALLSRAEAEMVVRGFVSEILWTPDGAPAEAFYRARGWARDGRTEWHPWVGLQMVGYARDLP
- a CDS encoding helix-turn-helix domain-containing protein; amino-acid sequence: MNRETLAEMLAAGRSIESIARETGKAPSTVGYWVNKHGLVSQHAAKHATRGGIERDQLQGLVEEGLSIRQIADRCGVSPTTVRHWLRRHELRTQPARYSRRDAPKPEQLHRECERHGWGAFVRVGAVGHYRCARCNSEGVSERRRRLKEILVAEAGGCCVVCGFDAYLGALQFHHRDPSTKAFEVSGRGITRSLQRLRLEAAKCVLLCANCHAMAEAGMLDVPTQSHP
- a CDS encoding LLM class F420-dependent oxidoreductase; its protein translation is MKLGLHIGYWGLGLTAQQQLELVLEAERLGYDSVWTAEAYGSDAATILAWLAQATTTIKLGSAIFQMPGRSPAMTAMTAATIDQLSDGRMLLGIGSSGPQVAEGWHGQRFAKQLLRTREYVDVVRLALSRERLVYEGETLQLPLPDGPGKALKLTIAPVQERIPIYIAAIGPKNTTLAAEIADGWLPTLFSPEHVGEFRPLLEEGFTRAGGGKGFDDFDIVPTVTAMVSDDLESARDAMRHYVALYTGGMGSRKQNFYNALIRRYGFEEAADTVQELYLAGKKDEAAASLPGELIDTVALVGPRDVVRERLQVYKQSGVGTLMVSPMAWSFEDRVAQLRAIAELVE